DNA sequence from the Vicia villosa cultivar HV-30 ecotype Madison, WI linkage group LG3, Vvil1.0, whole genome shotgun sequence genome:
atttaatttgtacgctgagctgtagattcttcatttGCATGACCTCTCAGAACTCGTGGCTTaagaacttctgatcttcatacttgcgtgatcttctgatggttgcaaagcttcttgcggttgatctttcttgtttattttcttgcagcttctgatgtactttctgattgatACTGTTTTATGTAGACTTTGATATTGCTTATTCTTCTGAGTAGTCTCGTCTCTGATTGTTGCttctcttgcttctgatctgcgaTCTTTGGCTTGTTTGACGTGTTCTTAATCCGAACATCTGATAATGATATTTAGCTTTGACAGTCTTCTGGATATAGTTGTTGTAcactttttctgatgaatcctgtataagatttatgacatagcatatgcacactaaatgaaatcattagtaataaaatttttaattcacaaaatatatgttcgttatcatcaaaaccagattctgaacatagattctcaatctcgGTCTAACAATCATCACCTGTTCGGACACCGAAACAGACAAAAGAGGAAGAAGTAACAAAGTGATATTTGGTTGCGATAAAGGGGGAAATATAAGGATAAAAGTGAGATTCAAAGTGCTACTAAGAGAGTTGGATGTCCATTCAAAATCAGGCCGAGTCCGGCAAAAGATGGGTCTGGATGGAAGGTAGATGTAAAatgtggagttcataatcatggTTTACCAGATAGATTAGAAGGTCATTCCTTTGTTGGTAGGTTGACTACATATGAGAAGCAACATGTTACTGATTTGACAAAGACACATGTTCCACCTAGACACATATTGATTTCCTTGCAAGAGCGAGATCCTGAAAATGTCACTCGGATCACGCAATTATACAAGCATAAGAGTGTGATAGAAGCAGAGATAAGAGGTCCAAGAAGTGAGATACAACATTTGCTAAAGCTTATAGAGGAGGCGAACTATGTTTATTGGAGTAGGAAGAGGGGTGATTTGGAAGTAGTGAGAGACAGTTTTTGGGCTCATCCAGATTCGGTAAAGTTGCTGAATCTTTTTCCAACTTCTTGATTATGGACTCCACATATAAGACCAACAAATATAGACAACCTCTATTTGAAATTGTTGGCATGACTTCGACCAAGTTGACATTTGCGGTTGCATTTGCTTATATGGAGTGTGAGCAGACAGAGAGTTATTGTTGGGTCTTGGATAAGCGGAAACAATTGTTTATGAAAAAAGATGTGGGTCCACAAGTGATTTTGACGGATAGAGATCTTGCTTTGATGAAAGAAATTGAAGTTATGTTTCCTACGATGCATAACTTTCTATGTCTTTTTCACATTAACAAAAATGTTGGGATGAAATGCAAGGAATATGTGTTGAAAGACATGCAAGAGACGATAGACACATTGTGGAAAGATGTTGTATGTGCTAGTAGTGAGGTTGAGTATGGTGTACGGTTGAAACATATTGAGCAAGCATGCTTTGCTTGTAGTGACTTCATCGATTACGTGAAAAATACTTGGTTGATCCCATATAGGCAAATATTTGTAAGCGCATGGATTGACCGAGTTCTTCATTTTGGTAACACCACGACTAATCGGTATGTCACAATTCTTATTCTTTTTAGTATGTATTAATTTTTACGGTGTTATTTTTTTATACTTAGTTAATTTTATTTCAGGGTTGAGTCTGCACATTGGAAGCTAAAGCAGATGATAGAGAACAGTCTTGGTGACATGGTAAGAGTTTGGAAAGCTATGAATTCTAACCTGAAAATACAAATAGGTAACATTCGAGCTTCGTTTCAAAAAAGTTTTTATGAGGTTGAGCATGCACACATTAGTCCATTTTATGTTAATTTGCGTGGTTCGGTATCGAGGTCGGCTTTAAGACGCATTGCTGAAGAGTTATTGAGGCTTGATTATGTGTTAAATAGTAGGGAAAATGTGGTTGTACTATGAGAACAAGTTATGGGTTACTTTGTGCTTGTGAGATGGGGAAATTGATTGTTGTTGGAATCCCATTACCAATAGAAAGTGTTCATCTTCATTGGAGGATACTATCTATGGAAGGTGAGTTGCCTTTAGATGAGGAAGCCGGTTCAGAGGTGGATATAAGtaatgcaattgatgaattgtggaAAAGTTTTAAATCATAAGATGTTGTTGGGAAAAGAGCATTGAAAAGTAGGGTTTGTGAACTTGCATATCCCACAACAACTTCGTTGTGTCCACCACCtgagaaaataaaaactaaaggaGGATTTGAGAGGAAAGGGAGGAAACCAGTTGGGTATGATGTTTATATGGATCCTTCAGGTTATAAGTATGTTGCGGTGTCAAAGGGAAATCTGACTGTTGCGGTGTCTCTAATCACATTCGCCACGCTCTGGTCATATCCAATCCACTCAACAGCAATGTCATCAGAGCTCGGTGTATCAGCAGGAGGTGAAGGCGGAATATACTGACGATAACCAAACTGACGTAAACACCTGTTAGGCAAGTATGGTACATGTAAGTCACCCCAAACAAGAAAATCTCTGTACATAGATAGCTCGTCAAAAGCACGATGACGTTTGTGATCCTCGAATGGTCTCCATACGACGTCAGTAGGTGTCAATTGGTCCAGAACTGGTCTAAGCTCATCCACCTTCATGGCCCCTTGCCTGTACGACCATCTCATCGCCCGAGGAAGCCCTTGATTATCAGCTGGGTGCCAGTTCTCTCCTTTCCTTCCAAGTGTGGGAAAGTACTCATGAATCCAACACTATTAACAAATATATTATATCATATAAGTtaatatacatatattaaataatataaataaaaatatataaattaacatacaattaattaaagtataaaaattaaattacataaatACCTGTAGAAGAGTAGGATAACCACCTAACTGCTTGCAACTAAACATAGATGCATCTCCAAGATGACGATAGAGAGTGACTAATGCAGCAGAGGCCCAGCTATAAGCACTAAGTCTCTCTAAGTCTCTAAAAAGCAACAGATATTAGGCCTCAATAAGAGTAAAAGTCTTGATGGCAAATATCGTACAACCCACCAACATCATCAGATATGCCCTGGTCGCAAATGTCCACCTACTAGCAGCTCGATGCTCAACAAATGTATCATATAACCACTGTAATGAATAGTAAGCTCCCCTGCACTGACGCACATGTCGAGCCATATGACCTCTCTCCACACCCAAGTACTGGATGCCAAGCTCAACCGCCATGTCCTCAGTGACATGCTCCTCCGGATGCCAAAACAAACCTCCAATAGGCAAGTGAAGTAGAGCGGCAACATCATCAAGTGTAATCGTCATCTCACCAAATGGCATTTGAAATGACGATGTCTCTATATTCCACCGCTCCACAAATGCTAACACAAGATTTACGTCTATCTTGGTCAGGCTAGTAAACTGGAGACAACTGAGACTTGAACTAGACACCACTGCCTCTATCTCAGGTGGGAGCATATGAGGAATCCTCTCCTTCAGCTTCGACCCGTGACCTGCAACTTTTAGTTCCTTTTTGGGACctctttcctgaaaataaataaaaattcacatCATAACATAtaagaataaattaattttaaaataataagagtATAATAAAACAGACAAATTTATATTACTTACCTCCCCAAACCATAGATGTCGAGCACCGTGGTGCTCATATCGAACAAACAATGATAAATCGGAAGGTCCTCCAGGATACCCAGCTGGCTCCTGTGGCTGTGGTGGCTGTTATAGGTGTGGTTGTGGTGGCTGTTGTAGTTGTGGCTATGGAACTGGTATAGATGGACCAGCTTCATCTATGATGTGGCGGCGTCGTCCAGAAGGCCTCCCATTTGCTCTAGAGTACGCATGTTGctgatctttaaaaaaaaattaaaacaacattaaaaaaataaaaaaaccggAACAGTTGGAAAATGGGTTCCAGTGTGCAAAAAATAAGAACCAGAACGCTTTCAAAAAGGGTTCCGATATGCAACCCATCAAACTGAAACCGATTCAAAAAGGGTTTCAGAATTTAAGCCTACAAACAAGAAGAGTTTCCAAAAGTGTTCCGGTTTGCATCGCATCTGAACCGGAACAGTTTTTGAAAGCGTTCCGGAATGAATTATGTGAATCGGATGCCTTATCAAATGTGTTCTGGTTTGCCTAAAATGTGAACCGGATGAGTTTTGCAAAGGGTTCCGGTTTTGAGTTTCTGGTGCAAATGCAGAGCGTTTCAGTAACTTTTCGTGAAATGgtgaaaatgaaattttttttacctttttaaaTGAGGGTACTTTGGTCCAAATTTTTCAATTGTAGGGTTACAAAGGCAATCGTAGGGGTACGAAGTAAAATTTTACAACAAGGGAGATGTAGTCCACTGAAAATAAGGTGATGCTAAGCAAAAGCAGATGGACCTTTAACATCCATGAGCCCAAAGATGAGCAGcaaaaaaaacaaaaccctaagtcaAACTGAATTTGTCCGCCCCCCATCTTCAGTTTTCACGTTTCTTTGCTTTCCACCTATTCACGATAAAATTTCACCATGGCCAAATAATGTTCGATTCCTCTCCTCTTGCTTTTTCGGTTCACACTCAAATTTTCACGCAACAACATCCGGTGATGTTCGAAGATGATGATGGAAAGTGTTGATTGATTTTGTTGCGATTCACTTCGAAGGACGTTGATGATGCTGCGTCGCGTGCAGCTTGGCTTCATCGGtatgatgaagagttaaagttgcattgttgatgatgttgttgtgttgTATTTCAGGTAACGTTGAGATTGGTTTCGGAGGTTTGCATTTTGAAATGTTGACGATGCAGTGATGAAGCTGTTGGATTGTGTTAATCAAAGGCGCAAGCGGAAACGATGCGTGAAGAATAGGTTCAGTGGGGTTTGATGATTTGGATGGTTGAAAGTTAAGTGAAAATTGAAGGTTTGAAGGTGATTATTGTTGGTTTGCACAATTTCTGCAAGTGAAGAAAAGGTGTAGGTCGGAAGAAGTAGAGGTAATGATGTAAGTCTTGATTTTGCTATAGGCTGAAACGTGAATACATCTTGTTCAATTGGGGTCCcactaatttctttctcaaagaATGGCTTCATGGCTTATGTAAAATGGCTCAAGTTTTGGACTTAGCTTGAAGAATTCAAAAGGCCTCATGACTTGGACTTTGACTAACTTGGACCAACAAATGGGCTTTGCAATTATCTTGACATAGGCCTTTCCATTGATTTGCACCCTACTAAAATAAAATGACaacaaaataataacaaaaagaaaatataacaaagatatttgatttaaaaaaaaagaattaataaaattcAATCTAAAACTAAATTGAATTCAAATTAATCTTTAAATGAAAAAGTTAGTAAAAATGAACAAAAAtgttattgataaaaaaaaatctaataaaacGTGCAAAATGAACATacacatatttttttgaatttttcaaatgaAATGTAAATGGCCACATAAAATGCggggcaaaaattagggtatgacagatgcccctttGCAAGAAACTGTCGTTCTTCAGAGCTTTCACTCGGTCAAATCTAAATTGGAAGTTATTGTCAGCCAATATTACTACTCAATTCACCGTATCACGCTACTGCTTTGCAAGAACCACCCTTTCTTGAAATCACTTTACTAGATCAAATATATTTGTGTAACTCTTGTCGAAAACCCCCAAACCAACACCTTGATATTGAAGTAATAACCCTCACTATTTTTCGGACGAAACACCCTACGATTCTCACCCACTTTTAGGTTAAAACCAAACCTAAATTGAACGTTATCAAGCAAGTACAGATGGGCACCCAAATAATGAATGATTATGTATACTTTTTTGTGTATATgcatagaggttgaagatgatgagcaaTCTTAATATGTGTTTATAGCTTCATCAAATTGAAAAAGATGCTTGTATGATGTGTTTTTAATGCtgcaagttggaggcaaaaggAATGCTTAGAGATTGAAAAAATatgcaatttttcaaaaaatcagttGCATGTTTCAAAACATGTAAATCATGTGTCGACCTATGTAATGATATGAGTCGACACATAGAAACTTAAGCTAAATGCTTTAAAACTGCAACACATGTGTCGACCTAAAATATGCATAATGACACTTTCAAGAGCATGTGCTGACCTGAAAGCTTGTATGTGTAGACAAATTCAAACAGAAGCTACAACTTTAATGTTCTTTTTAGCTAGAGCCTTAGCAGCATCCTCTACTGTTGTCTCAGCTGCAACTTTCTGAGCTACTTCTTCTTCAGCTGCTTTCTGAGCAGCTTCACGCTCAGTAGTATTTTGAGCTTCTGCATCTCTGAACCGTTCTTCAGCTTCCTTAACCAGGATGTCTCTAACCTTCTTTGAAAGATTTCTGATCTTTTGAATCTTAAATGATATTCATCTGTTAAACCTGTTTCAACTAGCAGCCACTTTAGAAGAGTCATTGGAAGTGCTAGACTCCTTGTTGCATTGTCCTTAAACATATAAATTATTTCATCTAGGTTTAGTTTAGGCGGTTAAGGTTTAGAGGTGTGATCAATAGATTCTGTTTCATCATCAGaatttgtttcatcagaaacagtCTTATCAGAGTCAAAGGAAATTGGCTGATTTGTTTGGATAATTTTTAGtcgaatttgaaatttgaaaaatatggaccaatttgcattttttttttaaatttaaagggACCAATTTgtatatttcaaaatttattaagGACTAACTTGCAACTATTAAAAGTTTTAAAAGTCAATTTAGACCTTTTATTAATACGAGTACCAACTTGCAAAAAAATTACTTCATAGATTTCTATCATTTCAATAATTCTCCATATCTTTTACCaaaacaatggattttggtctattcattttaaatttccttAAAATATTACTCTCCCTCGTTAAAATCTCTCATCCAAACATACTCTTGGTGAATTGCACTATTGTATTAAATGATTATAACCCATAACAATTAAAAAAGGTTTGGTAATATAGGTCTATCATTGTGAAGGTCGCACttccaattttaattttaattttccaaGACGATAACCATAAAACAATTGTTCACTCATTTAGCtaatcttaaaataaaataaatttgatatTCAATTACAATATTTATGGAAAGTGATTATTTTATTATGCGGATTAACTGTGCACTTAGATGgctatcaaatcatataaataaatgtttaatACATATCACAATTATCATAAATTATGCAAATATCAATGGACGAGATGAGAGTTCCACACTAAAAAGAATCTCATTCGCAAGATGAAAATGAAGAAATTACGCCAAAAAATAACACTATTAATGGCGGTAATgttaaatttagattttttagCAATAAAGTAATAAGTTAAGGATTttataacaattattttttttaacgaATTCCTTTAAAAACATATGTATTATTCATTGCATTGGTTTAAATGATTCATTTTGCACAGTGAATGAACATTGAATCAATTGTTATGTTTTTTTGCTCtgaatttgttattataattCTATCAATTTTATAAATTGTGATATATGTACgtattttaatatcattttgaCCATTGAATtttcattaaataataaaaatttagtaTTTGGATTTATAAGTTGCATTCCACATTCAATTATACCACTATAAATATTGTTACTCTCTTTCTCAAGGAGGATCAGACCACACCATCTTTTAAGATATCCATGGATAAACCTCAAGGCTCTATGAACAAGCCTAAACCCCCTATTAAGATTGAGGAAGACACTAATACCACTATGAAGCAAATTCTTATCAAAATCCCTGCTGGAAACGATGTAGTGGAGTCCATCGTCAATGTTGCTTTACATCATCAAGCTAATATCACAGTACTAAAGGGTAGTGGTCTTATCTCTGATATTACTTTTCATAACCCAGTGTCCCATGCCTATGTATTCACATTACATGGACCCTTTCAAATGACATCTATATCAGGAGAATATGTTAATACCAACTATGGTTGTGTTCCTTCCGGGCTCACTGATGAACCTACTTATTCCTCCTTTTCCATTTTCCTAACCCGTGGTGATGGAAAAGTGTTTGGTGGGGTTGTTCAAGGAAAGGTTAAGGCTGCAGGTGATATTCTAATCGCCGCCACTCTTTCAAAGAAGTCCAAGTCTTTTAGGGGAGGCCACAATCATTTGAAGTATTCAAGAATTTAaaaagatgatttgaaatgtttTTGACCTGAATGCAAAAACACTCAGATTATGTCTGGTTATGAGAATGTCATGCAGTGGAATTATTCTACCTGTATCACTAGTTACTAGATATCAAAAGGAGTCTTAAAGGTTttctaatttgttttttaaaatcctttttcattaatgtttaaataaaattggcttaatttcttattttattaGTTTCATCCATTTATCATGTGTTTCAGTCCCACTCCTTCATTTTGTTTGACTCACATTTTTTTATTAGACATCTATTTGTCGTCGATACACA
Encoded proteins:
- the LOC131659022 gene encoding AT-hook motif nuclear-localized protein 23-like, whose amino-acid sequence is MDKPQGSMNKPKPPIKIEEDTNTTMKQILIKIPAGNDVVESIVNVALHHQANITVLKGSGLISDITFHNPVSHAYVFTLHGPFQMTSISGEYVNTNYGCVPSGLTDEPTYSSFSIFLTRGDGKVFGGVVQGKVKAAGDILIAATLSKKSKSFRGGHNHLKYSRI
- the LOC131659021 gene encoding protein MAIN-LIKE 2-like yields the protein MDILKDGVIQKIRNLSKKVRDILVKEAEERFRDAEAQNTTEREAAQKAAEEEVAQKVAAETTVEDAAKALAKKNIKVVASPPQPQEPAGYPGGPSDLSLFVRYEHHGARHLWFGEERGPKKELKVAGHGSKLKERIPHMLPPEIEAVVSSSSLSCLQFTSLTKIDVNLVLAFVERWNIETSSFQMPFGEMTITLDDVAALLHLPIGGLFWHPEEHVTEDMAVELGIQYLGVERGHMARHVRQCRGAYYSLQWLYDTFVEHRAASRDLERLSAYSWASAALVTLYRHLGDASMFSCKQLGGYPTLLQCWIHEYFPTLGRKGENWHPADNQGLPRAMRWSYRQGAMKVDELRPVLDQLTPTDVVWRPFEDHKRHRAFDELSMYRDFLVWGDLHVPYLPNRCLRQFGYRQYIPPSPPADTPSSDDIAVEWIGYDQSVANVIRDTATVRFPFDTATYL
- the LOC131659020 gene encoding protein FAR-RED ELONGATED HYPOCOTYL 3-like, which encodes MDSTYKTNKYRQPLFEIVGMTSTKLTFAVAFAYMECEQTESYCWVLDKRKQLFMKKDVGPQVILTDRDLALMKEIEVMFPTMHNFLCLFHINKNVGMKCKEYVLKDMQETIDTLWKDVVCASSEVEYGVRLKHIEQACFACSDFIDYVKNTWLIPYRQIFVSAWIDRVLHFGNTTTNRVESAHWKLKQMIENSLGDMGKCGCTMRTSYGLLCACEMGKLIVVGIPLPIESVHLHWRILSMEGELPLDEEAGSEVDISNAIDELWKSFKS